In Deltaproteobacteria bacterium, the following proteins share a genomic window:
- the xseB gene encoding exodeoxyribonuclease VII small subunit, with protein sequence MAEKKFEQAMQRLEEIVQGLEGGDLSLSDSLKAFEEGMDLAGFCSRELEAAEKKVTLLVKESGGKLSEAPFDLNGEL encoded by the coding sequence ATGGCCGAAAAAAAATTTGAACAGGCAATGCAGCGGTTGGAGGAGATTGTTCAGGGGCTCGAGGGGGGGGATCTCTCCCTGAGCGATTCCCTGAAGGCCTTTGAAGAGGGGATGGACCTGGCCGGGTTCTGCTCCAGGGAACTTGAGGCGGCGGAAAAAAAGGTGACACTCCTGGTAAAGGAAAGCGGCGGGAAATTGAGTGAAGCGCCCTTTGATCTGAACGGAGAGTTATAA
- a CDS encoding polyprenyl synthetase family protein: MSSEAGFDLKAYLTEKKGLVDAALQDYFPESEGLTFDLIQAMRYSLFAGGKRLRPILCMAGAEAVGGSGRDILPVACALELIHTYSLIHDDLPVMDDDDLRRGKPTNHKVFGEPMALLAGDGLLTEAFSFMTSPEMSDRIPPRTLIQAIRMIARAAGHQGMVGGQAVDIQWEGRPADLAVVNFMHSHKTGALITASVASGAILAGADGPRLEAVISYGEKIGLAFQISDDILDIEGDSETMGKQAGADAQKGKMTYPAVLGLDQSKFIQGELVQGAIDQLREFDGRADPLRRIAQYIIERRK, encoded by the coding sequence ATGTCCTCTGAAGCGGGTTTTGATCTCAAGGCATATCTTACGGAAAAGAAGGGCCTGGTGGACGCCGCGCTGCAGGACTATTTTCCTGAATCAGAGGGGCTTACCTTCGACCTCATACAGGCCATGCGATACAGCCTCTTTGCAGGGGGCAAGCGGCTGAGGCCGATCCTCTGCATGGCCGGGGCCGAAGCGGTGGGGGGTTCCGGAAGGGACATCCTCCCTGTGGCCTGCGCCCTGGAATTGATCCATACCTATTCTCTGATCCATGACGACCTCCCTGTGATGGATGACGACGATCTCAGGCGGGGCAAACCGACCAATCACAAGGTATTCGGGGAACCGATGGCACTTCTGGCAGGAGACGGACTGTTGACCGAGGCCTTCAGCTTCATGACGTCGCCGGAGATGTCGGATCGGATCCCGCCCCGTACCCTGATTCAGGCGATCCGGATGATCGCCCGGGCCGCCGGGCACCAGGGGATGGTGGGTGGCCAGGCCGTTGACATTCAATGGGAAGGGAGGCCGGCCGACCTTGCGGTGGTAAACTTCATGCACTCCCACAAGACCGGCGCCTTGATCACCGCATCCGTGGCCTCCGGCGCTATACTGGCAGGCGCTGACGGCCCCCGGTTAGAGGCCGTCATCTCCTATGGGGAAAAAATCGGCCTCGCCTTTCAGATCTCGGACGATATCCTGGACATCGAAGGCGACAGCGAAACCATGGGCAAACAGGCCGGGGCCGATGCACAAAAGGGTAAGATGACCTATCCCGCAGTCCTCGGCCTGGATCAATCCAAGTTTATCCAGGGGGAACTGGTACAGGGGGCCATAGACCAACTCCGGGAATTTGACGGCAGGGCAGACCCCCTTCGCCGGATTGCCCAATATATTATCGAGAGAAGAAAATGA
- the dxs gene encoding 1-deoxy-D-xylulose-5-phosphate synthase, with protein sequence MTLSESKERLLDTVDSPADLKQLSIEELQRLAGEIRHQIIETTSKTGGHLAPSLGAVELALALHYVFDAPKDKIIWDVGHQAYAHKLITGRRDRFHTLRTYGGISGFPKRSESPYDTFDTGHSSTSISAGLGISTAKELKGEKSKVISVIGDGSMTAGMAFEGLNQAGETEKDLIVVLNDNAMSIAPNVGAFSSFISRKMTGRRFVNLRKDLENFIKSLPGVGENILSFVRKGEDSFITFFTPGMMFEAFKFKYIGPIQGHRLDMLIEAFTNAANLEGPVLVHALTVKGKGYAFAEKDPAYFHGVGSFEIPTGTPPKNKPGTSPSYTSVFGATMVDLAQKDDKLFAVTAAMPEGTGLSAFSQAFPERFLDVGIAEQHAVTFAAGLATEGFKPVVAIYSTFLQRAYDQIIHDVCLTNLPVVFALDRGGLVGEDGPTHHGHFDITYLRSLPNMTFMAPKDENELRHMLYTALQHPGPVAIRYPRGKGVGAAIDPEYKLLPIGQAEVLKEGKDLQIFALGSMVAPSLEAAAVLEKEGVSAGVVNCRFVKPLDSSLVDIAAASGRVLAVEENIRQGGLGGALLELFNDAGLRDVRVRRIGLPDKFVEHGPQDILRAKYGLDSAGILREAKSLL encoded by the coding sequence ATGACCCTATCTGAGTCGAAAGAGCGGCTGCTGGACACCGTCGACAGTCCTGCGGATCTGAAGCAGCTCTCCATTGAGGAACTCCAGCGGTTGGCAGGAGAAATCCGCCATCAGATCATCGAGACCACCTCCAAGACCGGGGGCCACCTGGCACCCAGTCTGGGGGCCGTCGAGCTGGCCCTTGCCCTCCACTACGTGTTCGACGCCCCGAAAGACAAGATCATCTGGGACGTGGGACATCAGGCCTATGCCCACAAGCTGATTACCGGCCGAAGAGACCGGTTTCACACCTTACGGACCTATGGAGGGATCAGCGGATTCCCCAAGAGATCTGAGAGCCCCTACGACACCTTTGATACCGGACACAGCAGCACCTCCATCTCGGCGGGTCTCGGGATCTCAACGGCCAAGGAACTCAAGGGGGAGAAGAGCAAGGTGATATCGGTGATCGGCGATGGTTCCATGACCGCTGGAATGGCCTTTGAAGGCCTTAACCAGGCCGGGGAAACCGAAAAGGACCTGATCGTCGTCTTAAACGATAATGCCATGTCCATCGCCCCCAATGTCGGCGCCTTCTCCTCCTTCATCAGCCGCAAGATGACCGGCAGGCGGTTCGTCAATCTCAGGAAAGACCTGGAGAATTTCATCAAGTCCCTGCCGGGCGTGGGGGAGAATATCCTGAGTTTTGTCCGCAAGGGCGAGGACTCATTCATTACCTTTTTTACACCGGGCATGATGTTCGAGGCCTTCAAGTTCAAATATATCGGCCCCATACAGGGCCACCGTCTCGACATGCTCATCGAGGCCTTCACCAATGCCGCCAACCTGGAGGGGCCTGTCCTGGTCCATGCCCTGACAGTGAAGGGGAAGGGCTATGCCTTTGCCGAAAAAGACCCGGCCTATTTCCACGGCGTCGGCTCATTTGAGATCCCCACGGGCACGCCCCCCAAAAACAAGCCTGGAACGTCTCCCTCCTATACCTCCGTATTCGGAGCCACCATGGTGGATCTGGCTCAAAAAGATGACAAGCTGTTTGCCGTTACCGCGGCCATGCCCGAGGGCACCGGTTTGTCTGCATTTTCCCAGGCCTTTCCCGAACGGTTTCTGGATGTGGGCATTGCGGAACAGCACGCCGTGACCTTTGCCGCGGGACTTGCCACCGAGGGGTTCAAACCGGTGGTGGCCATCTATTCCACATTTCTCCAGAGGGCCTATGATCAGATTATCCACGATGTCTGCCTCACCAATCTGCCGGTGGTGTTCGCCCTTGACAGGGGGGGGCTCGTGGGAGAAGACGGACCCACCCATCACGGCCATTTTGATATTACGTACCTGCGAAGCCTTCCCAATATGACCTTCATGGCGCCCAAGGACGAAAATGAATTGCGGCATATGCTCTACACGGCCCTGCAGCATCCCGGACCTGTGGCCATCCGATACCCCCGGGGGAAAGGGGTCGGCGCGGCCATAGATCCCGAGTACAAGCTGCTTCCGATCGGCCAAGCAGAGGTCCTCAAGGAGGGGAAGGACTTGCAGATCTTTGCCCTGGGGAGCATGGTCGCCCCCTCCCTGGAGGCGGCGGCGGTTTTGGAAAAAGAAGGGGTTTCTGCGGGCGTGGTCAACTGCCGGTTTGTCAAACCGCTGGACAGCAGTCTGGTGGACATCGCGGCCGCCTCGGGCCGGGTCCTGGCGGTGGAGGAAAACATCCGGCAGGGGGGACTCGGCGGGGCCTTGCTGGAGCTTTTCAATGATGCGGGATTGAGAGACGTGCGCGTCAGGAGGATCGGGCTTCCAGACAAATTCGTGGAGCACGGCCCCCAGGATATCCTGAGGGCGAAATACGGATTGGACAGCGCCGGCATCCTGAGGGAGGCAAAAAGCCTGCTGTGA
- a CDS encoding TlyA family RNA methyltransferase, whose translation MSVERPAKDRWRLDRLLVDRGLAGSREKAKAMIMAGLVLVDGTRVDKPGHPVPDQAAVSLKESRPPFVSRGGQKLEAALEHFRVSVQALTLLDVGASTGGFTDCLLKRGAGRVTAIDVGYGQLDWTLRQDPRVEVLEKTNIRYLEPERLNILAHGAVIDVSFISLKQVVPPVSRLLRENAFIIALIKPQFEVGKGKVGKGGVVRDPLLHQGVIEDLTRFFEHSGWRVHGHIPSPLLGPKGNREFLVYMTRD comes from the coding sequence GTGAGTGTCGAGCGCCCTGCAAAGGACCGGTGGAGACTGGACCGCCTTCTGGTGGACAGGGGCCTGGCCGGGAGCAGGGAAAAGGCAAAGGCCATGATCATGGCCGGTCTCGTTTTGGTGGATGGTACGCGGGTTGACAAGCCCGGGCATCCTGTGCCGGATCAGGCAGCCGTCTCTCTCAAGGAGTCCCGCCCGCCGTTTGTCAGCCGGGGCGGCCAGAAACTGGAGGCCGCGCTCGAACACTTTCGAGTAAGCGTCCAGGCGCTCACCCTGCTGGATGTGGGGGCATCCACCGGAGGGTTTACAGACTGTCTCCTCAAGCGCGGTGCCGGCAGGGTCACGGCAATCGATGTGGGCTACGGCCAGCTGGACTGGACGCTCCGGCAGGACCCGAGGGTGGAAGTCCTTGAAAAAACAAACATCCGGTACCTGGAACCGGAACGTCTGAACATCCTTGCCCATGGGGCGGTCATTGACGTCTCGTTTATCTCGCTCAAACAGGTTGTCCCTCCTGTTTCCCGGCTCCTTCGGGAAAACGCCTTTATCATTGCGCTGATCAAGCCCCAATTCGAGGTGGGAAAGGGGAAGGTCGGCAAAGGGGGGGTCGTGCGGGACCCTCTCCTTCACCAGGGGGTCATTGAGGACCTGACCCGGTTTTTTGAACACTCGGGGTGGCGGGTTCACGGGCATATCCCCTCTCCCCTCCTGGGACCCAAGGGGAACCGGGAGTTTCTTGTTTATATGACGAGGGATTAG
- a CDS encoding HD domain-containing protein produces the protein MSVERLLEIIEEIAAGRYSNDIMELTREDQPEPVRAIAEAMGLMMVKVEAREYRLELMVKELEELNEKIRQSTINSVSAMANALAARDVYTEGHAERVAGLAVRIARELGMGEEDVEYVRLGGILHDIGKIGFSDRLFNPHPARNPPDVVKEIMSHPATGVKILQALDFLGPALSYVHSHHERPDGKGYPCGLADKEIPLGAKILAVADAFDAMTTDRPYQKGKPPDMALNILKTHAGTKWDRDCVAAFEAVMNPSR, from the coding sequence ATGTCTGTTGAACGGTTACTGGAGATCATCGAGGAGATCGCCGCGGGGAGATACTCCAACGACATCATGGAACTGACCCGGGAGGATCAGCCCGAGCCGGTGCGGGCCATTGCCGAGGCCATGGGCCTCATGATGGTGAAGGTGGAGGCCAGGGAGTACCGGTTGGAACTGATGGTGAAAGAGCTCGAGGAGTTGAACGAAAAAATCCGGCAGAGCACCATCAATTCGGTTTCCGCCATGGCCAATGCCCTGGCGGCCCGGGATGTCTACACCGAAGGCCATGCGGAAAGGGTCGCCGGCCTGGCCGTTCGGATCGCCCGTGAGTTGGGCATGGGAGAAGAGGACGTGGAATATGTCCGATTGGGGGGGATCCTGCACGATATCGGTAAAATCGGATTTTCAGACCGGCTCTTTAATCCCCATCCCGCCAGGAATCCCCCTGACGTGGTCAAGGAGATCATGAGTCATCCGGCCACCGGGGTCAAGATCCTCCAGGCCCTCGATTTCCTGGGACCGGCCCTCAGTTATGTCCACTCTCACCACGAACGGCCCGACGGCAAAGGCTATCCCTGCGGTCTCGCGGACAAAGAGATCCCGTTAGGCGCCAAGATACTGGCCGTGGCCGATGCCTTTGACGCCATGACCACCGATAGACCCTATCAAAAGGGCAAACCCCCGGATATGGCCCTCAACATTTTGAAAACTCATGCGGGGACAAAATGGGACAGGGACTGCGTGGCCGCCTTTGAGGCGGTCATGAATCCTTCCAGATAA
- a CDS encoding PxxKW family cysteine-rich protein → MVCSTVKEGQECFFMSKKGCGFNGGSCHIIIEACEGCQKAAEYPTGKYCTVSPDPAAKWRMGACNMATHIQASAKKDAAKVNPLKASKRASH, encoded by the coding sequence ATGGTTTGTTCAACTGTAAAAGAAGGTCAGGAGTGTTTCTTCATGTCCAAGAAAGGCTGCGGATTCAATGGCGGCAGCTGCCATATCATTATTGAGGCGTGCGAAGGCTGCCAGAAAGCCGCAGAATATCCCACCGGCAAATATTGTACGGTATCCCCTGATCCTGCCGCCAAGTGGCGTATGGGGGCCTGCAACATGGCGACCCATATTCAAGCATCTGCCAAAAAAGACGCCGCAAAGGTGAACCCGCTCAAGGCATCCAAGCGCGCGTCCCACTAA
- the aspS gene encoding aspartate--tRNA ligase → MPEIDSLGNWLRTHDCGALRKADAGREVTLMGWVNSRRDLGNLIFIDLRDREGITQAVFDPQVNHQTHEKAHVLRNEWVVAIQGEVTPRLRGQENSQMPTGDIEVMVTGMKILNLTETPPFQVDGAVDASETLRLKYRYLELRRPQLFRNFRKRHQIASCIRQFLDQKGFIEVETPILTRSTPEGARDYLVPSRVSKGMFYALPQSPQLFKQLLMVAGFDRYYQIVRCFRDEDLRADRQPEFTQVDLEMAFVDEDRVMDIFEGMMAELFHRILDREIPLPIQRLTYQEAMDRFGTDRPDLRFGMELRDISDLAAQSDFRVFREVVASGGAVKAIRVEKGGPSYSRKGLDDLTKVVKTAGAKGLSWIKVGPQGWQSSLAKFFQEGAQHALNQRLDVRPEDLILMVADRPGIVNQALGALRLQVARQQDLIPQEVYSFVWITQFPLFEYDESEGRLAAVHHPFTSPLEEDLDLLAETPERVRARAYDLVLNGSEIGGGSIRIHTMAVQERIFHTLGIPPEEARMKFGFLLEALRYGAPPHGGMALGFDRLVALMTGVQSIREIIAFPKTTSAACLMTDAPSGVDPQQLKELGLGLYAEDPKP, encoded by the coding sequence ATGCCGGAAATTGATTCGTTAGGGAACTGGTTGCGCACACACGATTGCGGGGCCTTGAGGAAAGCGGACGCGGGCCGGGAAGTGACCCTCATGGGATGGGTCAACAGCAGGCGGGACCTGGGAAATCTGATTTTTATTGACCTTCGGGACAGGGAGGGGATCACCCAGGCGGTCTTTGATCCCCAGGTGAATCATCAAACCCATGAAAAGGCCCATGTGTTGAGAAATGAATGGGTCGTGGCCATCCAGGGAGAGGTGACGCCCCGGCTTCGGGGCCAGGAAAACAGCCAGATGCCGACCGGCGACATCGAGGTGATGGTGACCGGGATGAAGATCCTCAACCTCACCGAAACGCCCCCCTTCCAGGTGGACGGGGCCGTGGATGCCTCCGAGACCCTGAGATTGAAGTATCGCTATCTGGAACTGAGAAGGCCGCAGCTCTTCCGTAATTTCCGCAAACGCCACCAGATCGCCTCCTGCATCCGGCAATTCCTGGACCAAAAAGGGTTTATCGAGGTGGAAACGCCGATTCTCACCAGGAGCACACCCGAGGGGGCCAGGGATTATCTGGTCCCGAGCCGGGTCAGCAAGGGGATGTTTTATGCCCTCCCCCAATCGCCCCAGCTCTTCAAACAGCTTCTCATGGTGGCCGGGTTCGACCGCTACTACCAGATCGTCCGCTGCTTTCGGGACGAAGACCTCAGGGCCGACCGCCAGCCTGAATTTACCCAGGTGGACCTGGAGATGGCCTTTGTTGACGAAGACCGGGTCATGGACATTTTTGAAGGGATGATGGCCGAGCTGTTCCATAGGATCCTGGACCGGGAGATCCCCCTGCCCATTCAGCGTCTGACCTACCAGGAGGCCATGGACCGGTTCGGTACGGACCGGCCGGACCTGCGCTTCGGCATGGAGCTGCGGGATATCAGCGATTTGGCAGCGCAATCCGATTTCAGGGTCTTCAGGGAGGTGGTCGCCTCGGGGGGCGCGGTGAAGGCGATCCGGGTGGAAAAGGGGGGGCCTTCCTATTCCCGGAAAGGGCTGGACGACCTCACTAAGGTGGTGAAGACCGCCGGGGCAAAGGGTCTTTCCTGGATCAAGGTCGGCCCGCAAGGCTGGCAGTCCTCTCTGGCCAAGTTCTTCCAGGAGGGGGCGCAACACGCCCTCAACCAGAGGCTCGACGTCCGGCCGGAAGACCTGATCCTCATGGTGGCGGATCGGCCGGGAATCGTGAATCAGGCATTGGGGGCCCTGCGGCTGCAGGTGGCCCGGCAACAGGATCTGATCCCGCAAGAGGTCTATTCCTTTGTATGGATCACCCAGTTCCCCCTGTTTGAGTATGATGAGTCCGAAGGGAGGCTGGCCGCGGTCCATCACCCCTTTACCTCCCCCCTGGAAGAGGATCTGGACCTCCTCGCGGAAACGCCCGAACGGGTCAGGGCCAGGGCCTACGATCTGGTCTTAAACGGCTCGGAGATCGGCGGGGGGAGCATCCGGATTCACACCATGGCGGTTCAGGAAAGGATCTTCCATACCCTGGGGATCCCTCCTGAAGAGGCCCGGATGAAATTCGGGTTCCTGCTGGAGGCCCTTCGGTATGGCGCCCCTCCCCACGGCGGGATGGCCCTGGGATTCGACCGGCTGGTGGCCCTCATGACCGGGGTGCAATCGATCCGGGAGATCATCGCCTTTCCCAAAACCACCAGCGCAGCGTGTCTGATGACGGATGCCCCCTCCGGTGTGGACCCGCAACAGCTGAAGGAACTGGGGCTCGGCCTATACGCTGAAGACCCTAAGCCTTGA
- the hisS gene encoding histidine--tRNA ligase produces MEIVAIKGFRDILPDETRVWEWIEGEARRVFETFGFQEIRTPILEKTELFSRGIGQETDIVSKEMYTFLDIKGRSLTLRPEATASVVRAYIQNRSYQTYPVQKLYSIGPMFRHERPQKGRFRQFHQINAELFGDPGPRSDADMIAMAVFLFRSIGLDDVTLNLNSLGCAECRPRFREELKDFLMDKRPRLCEDCQRRADVNPLRVFDCKVDACKEMVSDAPSIAGFLCEACREHFGSLQDALRDLEIPFVLNDRLVRGLDYYNRTTFEIQTERLGAQNAVAGGGRYDGLVKLLGGPDHPAIGFALGMERVVALIGDDHPLQERRPDLFIAALGGAAARLAFKWAVDLRRNGLWVEIDYGSTGLKSQMKKADRLGAGQVLMVGEKELEIGRGALRNMLTKEQRDVELKDAVNVLKEILKDERERDAGN; encoded by the coding sequence TTGGAAATTGTCGCCATCAAGGGATTCAGAGACATCCTTCCTGACGAGACACGGGTCTGGGAGTGGATTGAGGGCGAGGCGAGACGCGTTTTTGAGACCTTTGGCTTTCAGGAGATCAGGACCCCCATACTGGAGAAGACAGAACTCTTCAGCCGCGGCATCGGCCAGGAAACCGATATCGTATCCAAGGAGATGTACACTTTCCTTGACATCAAGGGGCGAAGCCTCACCCTGCGGCCGGAGGCCACCGCCTCAGTGGTGAGGGCCTATATCCAGAACAGGTCCTATCAGACCTACCCGGTGCAAAAATTATACAGCATCGGGCCGATGTTCCGGCATGAGCGGCCCCAGAAGGGACGCTTCAGGCAGTTTCATCAGATAAACGCCGAATTGTTCGGGGACCCGGGCCCCAGGAGTGATGCGGACATGATCGCCATGGCCGTTTTCCTGTTTCGGTCCATTGGGCTCGATGATGTGACCCTCAACCTCAACTCCCTCGGGTGTGCCGAGTGCCGGCCCAGGTTCCGGGAAGAGCTCAAGGATTTTCTGATGGACAAGAGGCCCCGGCTCTGTGAGGACTGTCAGCGACGGGCCGACGTCAACCCCCTCCGGGTCTTTGACTGCAAGGTGGACGCGTGTAAAGAGATGGTCTCTGACGCCCCCTCCATCGCCGGATTTCTCTGCGAGGCGTGCCGGGAACATTTCGGATCTCTCCAGGATGCCCTCCGCGACCTGGAGATCCCGTTTGTTTTGAATGACCGGCTTGTCAGGGGGCTTGATTACTACAACCGGACCACCTTTGAAATCCAGACAGAACGCCTCGGCGCACAGAACGCCGTTGCCGGCGGGGGCCGGTACGACGGTCTGGTGAAACTCCTGGGCGGGCCGGATCATCCTGCCATCGGATTTGCACTGGGCATGGAACGGGTGGTCGCCCTGATCGGAGACGACCATCCGCTTCAAGAGAGGCGTCCCGATCTCTTTATCGCCGCGTTGGGGGGGGCCGCTGCCAGGCTCGCCTTCAAATGGGCCGTGGACCTCCGGAGAAACGGCCTCTGGGTGGAAATCGATTATGGGTCGACAGGGCTTAAATCCCAGATGAAAAAGGCGGACCGGCTCGGGGCCGGACAGGTCCTGATGGTGGGCGAAAAAGAACTTGAGATCGGCAGGGGCGCACTGAGAAACATGCTCACCAAAGAACAAAGGGATGTGGAATTAAAAGATGCCGTAAACGTCTTAAAAGAAATTCTAAAGGATGAGAGAGAACGGGATGCCGGAAATTGA
- a CDS encoding TRC40/GET3/ArsA family transport-energizing ATPase translates to MRIIFFAGKGGVGKTSVAAATGIKAARAGKKTLVMSLDVAHSLADIFDLDRGLIDKNRGKPIKVGNTLWIQELDIQEEIEKNWGDIHKYISTLLNTTGLDEILAEELAILPGMEEVSLLLYINRYVRTKKFDVILLDCAPTGESLRFISIPTTLEWYIKKIFKMEKAIARYARPIAKRLYDVPLPGEDYFDAIEFLFQRLQGVDEILVDPKTTTVRLVTNPEKIVLKETQRAFMYFSLYKMSIDAIIMNRILPESIHDDYFEDWRERQGEYIRQAEAYFSPIPLFPVNLFRGEILGKESLALLADQIYGDRDPLERFFDGQPYSLVKVNGRYQLKIKLPFIEKKDVDLNKVSDELVIRIGGFKRHILLPRQVASSTSVSAKLDGADLSIAFEP, encoded by the coding sequence ATGAGAATCATATTTTTTGCGGGGAAGGGCGGGGTCGGGAAGACCAGTGTGGCCGCCGCCACAGGGATCAAGGCGGCCCGTGCAGGCAAAAAGACCCTGGTCATGTCTCTGGATGTGGCCCACAGCCTTGCCGATATTTTTGACCTGGACAGGGGCCTGATTGACAAGAACCGAGGGAAACCGATCAAGGTGGGAAATACCCTCTGGATCCAGGAACTGGATATTCAGGAAGAGATCGAAAAGAACTGGGGGGATATCCACAAATACATCTCCACCCTCCTCAACACCACCGGGCTGGATGAGATCCTGGCCGAGGAACTGGCCATCCTGCCGGGGATGGAGGAGGTGAGTCTCCTCCTCTACATCAATCGGTATGTCCGGACAAAGAAATTCGATGTCATTCTTCTGGATTGCGCACCCACGGGCGAATCGCTCAGGTTCATCAGCATTCCAACCACCCTGGAATGGTACATAAAAAAGATATTCAAGATGGAAAAGGCCATTGCCAGGTATGCCCGTCCCATCGCCAAACGGCTGTACGATGTTCCCCTTCCGGGCGAAGACTACTTTGATGCCATTGAATTCCTGTTCCAGCGCCTGCAGGGGGTGGACGAGATCCTGGTGGATCCCAAGACAACAACGGTGCGTCTCGTCACCAATCCTGAAAAGATCGTACTCAAGGAAACCCAGCGGGCCTTCATGTATTTTTCTCTTTACAAAATGAGCATAGACGCCATTATCATGAATCGTATTCTTCCGGAGAGTATTCATGACGACTATTTTGAGGACTGGAGGGAGCGGCAGGGCGAATATATCCGGCAGGCAGAGGCGTATTTCAGCCCGATTCCCCTTTTTCCGGTAAATCTCTTCAGGGGAGAGATATTGGGGAAGGAAAGCCTCGCGTTGCTGGCTGATCAGATATACGGAGACAGGGACCCGCTGGAGCGGTTTTTTGACGGGCAGCCGTATTCTCTGGTCAAGGTCAACGGCAGGTACCAGTTGAAGATCAAGCTCCCCTTTATAGAGAAGAAGGATGTGGACCTCAATAAGGTGTCGGATGAACTGGTTATCCGTATCGGAGGCTTCAAGCGGCACATCCTCCTCCCCAGACAGGTGGCCTCCTCGACATCGGTCAGCGCCAAACTCGACGGGGCGGATCTGTCCATTGCGTTTGAACCTTGA
- a CDS encoding MBL fold metallo-hydrolase, producing the protein MDLIFLGTGAAWGLPELNCDCLICREMRQKGEKRDRTSLLLKNQTTLLVDCGPDARSQLTRHNIDRIDGVLITHEHSDHYIGLDELFAFKRNRPRGAFKPIPVYLTSRSHQVIRKRFDYLEDMEVIRVCTIEPGQWVNVCEFEVFPFDTYHGPFAQGSVGFLFKVKGISGETVRIVYTSDFSDIPDPPSDLFEPDYLVIQSFWLNEPVHNRPHHMSFQRAIRFIKRLRPKKETFLVHMGDADRVAGDPANSFLKKYEPKDPMRPPAGGDPYPIPLNQAQWQETVNRIISDRQVPYPITVAHDDLSLKA; encoded by the coding sequence ATGGACTTGATATTCCTGGGAACCGGCGCGGCCTGGGGTCTCCCGGAACTGAACTGCGACTGCCTCATCTGCCGTGAGATGCGGCAAAAAGGGGAAAAGCGGGATCGCACCTCCCTCCTCCTGAAGAACCAGACCACACTCCTGGTGGACTGCGGCCCGGATGCAAGGTCCCAGCTGACAAGACACAACATCGACAGGATCGATGGGGTGTTGATCACCCATGAACACAGCGACCACTACATCGGTCTCGACGAGCTTTTTGCATTCAAAAGGAACAGGCCCCGGGGGGCATTCAAACCCATACCGGTCTATCTTACGTCCAGAAGTCACCAGGTGATACGAAAGCGGTTTGATTATCTGGAAGATATGGAGGTCATCCGGGTTTGCACTATCGAGCCGGGGCAATGGGTTAACGTCTGCGAGTTTGAGGTGTTTCCCTTCGACACCTATCACGGACCTTTTGCACAGGGGTCGGTGGGGTTCCTTTTCAAGGTCAAAGGCATTTCAGGGGAAACCGTACGGATCGTGTACACCTCTGATTTCTCGGACATCCCCGATCCGCCATCGGATCTCTTTGAACCCGATTATCTGGTGATTCAATCCTTCTGGCTCAATGAACCTGTGCATAATCGGCCCCACCACATGAGTTTTCAAAGGGCCATCCGGTTCATTAAACGTCTCAGACCCAAAAAGGAGACCTTCCTCGTTCACATGGGCGATGCGGACAGGGTTGCCGGCGACCCGGCCAACAGCTTTCTCAAGAAATACGAACCCAAAGACCCGATGCGGCCCCCAGCCGGAGGGGATCCCTATCCCATCCCCCTCAACCAGGCCCAGTGGCAGGAAACCGTCAATCGCATCATCTCGGACAGGCAGGTCCCCTATCCGATTACCGTTGCCCATGACGACCTCTCCCTGAAAGCGTGA